CGCGAGCTCGAAGCGCTGCTCGGCACGCGGGTGCACCTCGAGACCCGGGTGAAGGTCGAGCCCCGCTGGCAGCGCCGCGCGCAGGCGCTCGATCGCCTCGGGCTGTGACGCCGATTTGCGCCCTTGTGAACGACGCGAACGTCGATGACGCACAAGTTGCTGCCGGTCGCGGCGTGACGGATAGAGTCGCCGCGACGAGCCGGTCCGGTGCATCGCCGGACCCGCGCGCGGGGGTGAGAACGGTCGGATGACCAGCCAGCGGAGGCAACCGAGACGTCGCCGTCGCACGATGCGCGCGGGTGCGCTCGTCGCCGCGATCACGTTGCTCGCGGCCGGGTGCAACGGCAACAACAACAAGCAGAACTCGCTGCACCCCGATGGTCCGGCCGCGCACAAGATCCTGAACCTCTTCACGCCGTTCTTCTGGATCGCGGTCGTCATCGGCATCGGCGTGCTCGTCGCGACGATCATCCTGCCGCTCAGGTTCCGTCGCCGCGAAGGCAACGAGAACCCGAAGCAGGTTCACGGCAACTCCACGCTCGAGATCACGTGGACGATCATCCCCGTGCTCATCCTCGCGGTGATGGCGATCTTCACCGTGCCGACGATCTTCCAGCTCGCGAAGACGCCGAAGGGCCCGAACGTCATCCACGTCGACGTGATGGCGCACCAATGGTGGTGGGAGTACAAGTACCCGAAGGAGAACATCTACACCGCGAACGAGCTGCACATCCCGATCAACCGACCGGTGGTGCTCTCGATGACGTCCGACAACGTGATCCACGACTTCTGGGTGCCCGAGCTCTCGGGCAAGAAGGACGTCGTGCCGGGCCAGACGAACGTCGAGGTGATCCAGGCCGAGAAGCCCGGCACCTACCTCGGGCAGTGCGCGGAGTACTGCGGCCTGAGTCACGCCGACATGCGCCTGCGCGTGATCGCGCAGACGCAGGCCGACTACGACACCTGGGTGCAGACGCAGCAGGCGCCGCCGAGCGCGGCCGACCTCGCCGAGTTCAAGAAGCTCGGCACCGAGTACAGCTGCACGACGTGCCACATGTTCCAGGGCGTGTCGAAGGCCGAGGTCGGCCCGAACCTCACGCACCTCGCGGACCGCGAGATCTTCGCCGGCGGCAAGTACGACCTGACCTTCGACAACTTGTGGAAGTGGGTGCTGAACGCGCCGAGCCGCAAGCCCAACCAGTGCCCGCGTCTGCCGCAGCCCGATCCGTGCAAGGTGGGGATGCCGTCGATGGAGAAGACGTTCGGCATGTCAGCCGGCCAGGCGCAGGACATCGCCCACTTCCTGCTGACGCTGCACTGATGTTCATCGCCACCGTTCGCAGTCTGGAGGTCGCAGCGAGATGACGACCGTCGAAGACGCGCTGACCCACGTCGAGACCAAACCCGTCAACCGGATGTTGCAGCGCCCGCGCTCGACGACGGGCGCGTGGAGTTGGTTCACGACCGTCGACCACAAGAAGATCGGCATCCTCTACGGCGTCACCGCGCTCGCCTTCTTCCTCATCGGGGGCATCGAGGCGCTCCTGATCCGCGTGCAGCTCTGGGGCCCGAACGGCACCGTGCTCACCGCGAACCAGTACAACCAGGTCTTCACGATGCACGGCACCACCATGATCTTCCTCATGGGCATGCCGTTGTCGATCGCGTTCGGCAACTACCTGATCCCGCTCATGATCGGTGCGCGCGACGTCGCGTTCCCGCGCATCAACATGTTCGGGTACTGGGTCTTCCTGCTCGGCGGCCTGTTCCTCTACTCGAGCTTCGTGCTCGGCGGCGCGCCGAACGGCGGTTGGTTCGGCTACGCGCCGCTCACCAGCACGCCGATGTCGAAGGGCTTCTTACCCGGCCACGGTCCCGACTTCTGGACCATCGGCCTGATCATGCTCGGCATCGGGTCGGTGACGTCGGCGCTCAACTTCATCGTCACCGTGATCAACATGCGCGCGCCGGGCATGTCGATGCTGCGCATGCCGGTGTTCGTCTGGATGATGACGGTCGTCGCGTTCCTCACGCTGTTCGCGATGCCGATCGTCACCGCGGCGCTGATGATGGTGTACCTCGACCGAAATTTCGGCACGAACTTCTTCAACGCGTCGATGCACGGTGATCCGTTGCTGTACCAGAACCTGTTCTGGCTGTTCGGGCACCCCGAGGTCTACATCCTCATCCTGCCGGGCATGGCGGTCGTGTCCGAGATCCTGCCGGTGTTCTCGCGCAAGCCGTTGTTCGGCTACAGCGTCGTCGTGTTCTCCGGCATCGCGATCGGCTTCCTCGGCTGGGGCGTGTGGGCTCACCACATGTTCGCGACGGGCATCGGTCCGGTCGCGCAGTCGGCGTTCGGTGTGTCGACGATGATCATCGCCGTCCCGACCGGCGTGAAGATCTTCAACTGGTTGGGCACGGTGTGGGGCGGCGCGGTGCGGTTAGCGACACCGATGCTCTACGCGCTCGGGTTCATCGCGATGTTCACGCTCGGCGGGCTGTCGGGCGTCATGTCGGCGATCGTGCCGGCCGACACGCAGCAGACCGACTCGTACTTCGTGGTCGCGCACTTCCACTACGTGCTGTTCGGCGGCCTCGTGTTCGCGCTCTTCGGCGGCTTCTACTACTGGTGGCCGAAGGTCTTCGGGAAGATGCTCGACGAGCGCTTGGGCAAGACGAGCTTCTGGATCATGCTCATCGGCTTCAACCTCACGTTCTTCCCGATGCACATCGTCGGGCTCGAGGGCATGCCGCGCCGCACCTACACCTACGGCGCCGGTCTCGGCTGGGATCTGCTGAACAAGCTCGAGACCGTGGGCGCGTTCCTCATCGCCACCTCGGTCCTCGTCTTCATCGTGAACATCGTGCACACGAAGTTGCGCGGCGAGCCCTGTGGCGAGGATCCCTGGGACGCGCGCACGCTCGAGTGGGCGACGTCGTCGCCGCCGCCGGAGTTCAACTTCGCGGAGATCCCGATCGTCACGAACCGTGACGAGTGGTGGCACCGCAAGTACACCGAGGACGAGGACGGCCGGCTCGTGCGCCTGCCCGCCGGTGCCGCGACCGCGACCGCCGAGCCCGAGGCGCACCACCACATCCACATGCCGTCGCCGTCGTACTGGCCGCTGCTCTTCACGATCGGCCTGCCGATCCTCGGCTACGGCTTCGTGTTCAAGAACTGGTGGCTCGTCGGGCTCGGCGCGGTGTGGCTGATGTTCGGCATGACCGGCTGGGCGACCGAACCGTCGACGGAGCCGGGAACATGACGACGACGGTCGCGACGACCGATCACGGGCATCCCGCCACGCCGACGCACGTCGCGGGCGGCCACCCGACGAACACCGGGATCAGCAACGTCAAGATCGCGATCTGGGCGTTCCTCGGATCGGAGTGCCTGTTCTTCGGTGCGTTCATCTCGACGTACCTGCTGTACCGCGGGCGGGACACGATCGGTCCGAAACCGAAGCAGCTGTTCACGATCCCGTTCACCTCGTGCACGTCGTTCATCCTGCTGATGAGCTCGCTCACGATGGTGCTCGCGCTCGCCGCGATCCAGCGGGGCGACCACCGTCGCTTCCGCATCTGGATCCTGTCGACCGCGCTGTTCGGCCTCACCTTCATCGGTGGCCAGGTCTACGAGTTCACGAGCTTCTACCGGCAGGGCCTGAACCTGCACGTGAACCTCTTCGGCTCGACGTTCTTCATCCTCACCGGCCTGCACGGCGCGCACGTGACGGTCGGCATCTTCTGGCTGCTGTCGTTGTACAGCCGGTCGATGCAGGGAAAGCTCGGTACCGAGGAGTCCGAGGCCGTCGAGGTCGCGGGCCTGTACTGGCACTTCGTCGACATCGTGTGGATCTTCATCTTCACCGCGATCTATCTGGTTCCCTACCACTAGGACCGCGATTTCCATGAGCGACCAGGTCACCGTCGATCCCCAGGCCACCGGGCTCGTCCCGCTCGGCGGGGGCGCCGCGATCGCGACCGAGGGCGGCGGTGTCGTCGCGACCCAGCCGCACGGCAAGCCGCACCCGACGCCGCAGCAGTACGTGCTGGTGGCGGTCATCCTCGTCGTGGTCACCGGGTTCGAGATCGCGACGTCGTACCTCGAGGGCGACGTCAACTCGAACCTGATCATCGCCGCGCTCGGGATCATGGCGGCGCTCAAGTTCTTCTTGGTCGTCGCGTGGTTCATGCACCTGCGGACCGACAGCAAGGTGCTGCGGCGCTTCTTCCTCATCGGTCTCGGCGCCGCGCCGGTGCTGTACCTCGTCGTGCTGCTCATGCTCCACTTCGCCAGGTACTGATGCCGCGCGCCTCGTTCCCCGCGTGGCAACCGCACCCCGACGTCTGGCTCGTCGTCGGCCTCCTGGTCGCGGCGTACGCGGTCGCAGTGGCGCGGGTGGGCCCGAAGCACGTGCGCGCGGGCGAAGCGGTGGTGACGCGCTTCCAGATCGCGTGCTTCGGTGCGGGCGCGCTCGCGATCCTGATCGCGTCCGACTACCCGATCCACGACCTCGCCGAGCACTACCTCTTCAGCATCCACATGGTGCAGCACCTCACGTACTCGTTGGTCGCCGCACCGCTGCTGCTGCTCGGGACGCCCGCGTGGATGGCGCGCGCGCTGCTCTCGCCGCCCGGCTTCTATCGCGCCATGCGCTGGGTCGCCCGCTTCTTCCCCGCGACGATCCTCTTCAACGCGGTCGTCGTCTTCATCCACGTCCCTGCGGTCGTCGACGTCGCGCTGCGTTACGGGATCGTGCACTTCGGTGTGCACACACTCGTGCTGCTCTCGTCGATCATCGTGTGGACGCCGATCCTGAGCCCGCTGCCCGAGGTGCCGCGCCTCTATCCGCCGATGGGGATGCTCTTCTTGTTCCTCCAAGGCGTGATCCCGACCGTCCCGGCCTCGTTCCTCACGTTCGGCTCGAGGCCGCTGTACCACGTGTACGCGACGTTCCCGCGGCTGTGGGGCGTCAGCGCGCTCACCGACATGCAGGTCTCGGGGCTGATCATGAAGATCGGCGCCGGCCTCCTCATCTGGGGCGTGATCACTATCGTCTTCTTCCGCTGGATCAAGCGCGAGGAGATCGATTCCGGCCCGCTGTCCACGTCACGCGAGCTCGACCGTGAGCTCGTCCGTCTAGGGATGACGCAACCATGAGCGACGACGAGACCCCGACGCCCGACGCAGCGGATGCCGCCGAAGCATCCACTGCCGCGCCCGAGGCCACCGGCGATGCGGCGAAAGCCGTCGTCGACGCGCCCGCCGGGACGGTCGCGAGCGCGGACGCACCCGTGCTGGTGGCACCGGCCGACGCCGCGTACCCGACCGGTCCCGTCGACCGGCCGACGTTCCGGTCGAAGTTCCTCGCGCCGTTGATCGTGCCGGTCGGGGTCGCCGCCGCGATCGTGTTCTACGTTTTGAACGTCTCGCGCATCTTCCTCGCGAACGACGAGACGCTCGCGTTGGTGTTCGCGTCGGTCATCACCGTGCTGATCCTCGGCGGCGGCACCGCGCTCGCGGCCGCGCCGAAGGTGCGGGGCTCGTCGCTCACGTTGGTGGTCGCCGGCTCGCTGCTCGTGCTGCTGCTCGGCGGTCTGATCTCGATCGGTGCGGCGTCGCCGAACGTGGCGAGCGGGCCGACCCAGTGCACGCCGGTGAAGTCGAAGATCACGACGGTCGCGGGCGAGAACAACACGCTCTCGTTCACCCCGAACAAGCTGACCGCGAAGGCGGGCTGCGTGCAGCTCTCGGTGAAGTTCGACGGGACCCACACGTTGCAGTTCGACTCGGGTGCGGCCGCGTCCGCGTTCCCGACGCTCGATCAGAACCAGGATTCGTGGGCGGGAACACTCCCCGCGGGCACGTACGCGTTCCACTGCACGATCCCGGGCCACGCCAGCGCGGGCATGGTCGGGACGCTCACCGTCACGTCGTAGTTCCGTCTACGACGCGGGCACCCGCACGCGCAGCGCGCCGGGCTTCGGCTCCATCGTCGCGGGCAGCGGTCCGACGCGTTCGCCGTCGGCCCACACCTCCATGTCGTCGCGACCGGGGGTCTCGACGCACACGCGCGCGCCGCGGTACGACGAGATGCCGGGCACCGAGAGGTGCGTGCCGCCGAACACCTTGGGGAAGTGGCGGACGAGCTGCGCGCGGCTGATGTCGCCGATGACGCAGACGTCGAGCAGCCCGTCGTCCATGCGCGCGTCGGGCACGATCCGCATGCCGCCCGCGTAGGCGCGGCTGTTGCCGACCGCGACCATCCACGCGCGCAGCTCGTACACGTCGTCGTCGACGGTGATGCGGAAGTCGCGCGGCGAGTAGTCGGCGAGGGTTCGGAACACCGCGGCGACGTAGAGCGGTGTGCCCGAGAGCCGCTCGACGGTGTTCGCCCAACGGTTCGCCTCGGCGTCGAAGCCGGAGCAGGTGACGCACGTGTACCAGTGGCCGTTCACCATGCCCAGGTCGACGGTGAGGTCGCGGCCGTCGGCGAGCACGCCGATCGCGTCGAGCGGACGCGTGCGGTCGTAGCCGAGCGTCACCGCGAAGTCGTTGCCCGCGCCGACAGGGACGATCGCGAGCCGGCGATCGGTCTCGGCGGCGACGCCGGCGAGCAAGCCGACGGTGCCGTCGCCACCCGCGGCGACGAGGTCGCGCCCGTCGGCCGCGGCCTTGCGCGCGAGGAGCTCCGCGTCGTCGCGCGACGACGAGACGACGACTTCGGCATCGACGTCGGCCTGGCGGACGAGCGCGCGCAGCGCCGGTGCGAGATCACGACGACGCATCCGTCCGGCGGCCGGGTTCAGGACGACGGTCCACGGCATCGTCCGACGCTACCCGGCGGCACTAGCTTCGGCCTCGTGCCCGATCTCGATCCGAACCGGATCCCCCGACACGTCGCGGTGGTCATGGACGGGAACGGCCGGTGGGCGCAGAAGCGGGGATTGAAGCGGACCGAGGGGCACGCGGCGGGTGAAGAGGCGTTGTTCGACACGGTCGAGGGCGCGCTCGAGATCGGCGTGCGCTGGCTCACGGTGTACGCCTTCTCGACCGAGAACTGGCGGCGTCCGCTCGACGAAGTCCGCTACCTCATGGGCTTCAACGAGCGGCTGCTCATGCAGCGGCGCGACGAGCTGCACGGCAAGGGTGTGCGCGTGCGCTTCATCGGACGGCGCGGTGGGCGCGTGCCGCGGCGCGTGCGCCAGCGCATCGAGGAGACCGAGGCGCTCACGCAGGGCAACCGCCGGCTCACGCTGACGTTCGCGTTCAACTACGGCGGCCGCGCCGAGCTCGTCGACGCGATCGGCGCGATCGCGTCGGAGGTTGCGGCCGGGCGACTCGACCCGGGTCGCATCGACGACAAGGTCGTACGCCGCCACCTCTACGCGCCCGACATGCCCGACCCCGACGTGCTCGTGCGCACGTCGGGGGAGTACCGCATCTCGAACTATCTGCTGTGGGAGCTCGCGTACTCCGAGCTCGTGTTCACCGACGTGCTCTGGCCCGACTTCCGGCGTGAGGATCTGTTCGAGGCCGTCGCCGAGTTCCAGCGCCGCGAGCGCCGCTTCGGCGCGGTCTGATCGCAAGGATCGACGGGGATGGCCCCGTCGCGCGGCCCGTGTTCCGGCCGCGCCGGCGCGCCCGGTACGCTACGCAAATGGGACAACTGGGGCGGCGGGTCGGAGTGGCGATGCTGGTGATGCTCGCCGCGGCGTGTGGGACGGCGTCGGCGTCGGTGGTGACGCTCGCGTCGTACGCGGCCGGGACGTGGAACTGCTCGACGACCATCCATGCCGGTGGGCAGAGCATCACCCTGAAGCCGAACGCGGTCGTGACCGAGTCG
The Acidimicrobiia bacterium genome window above contains:
- the ctaD gene encoding cytochrome c oxidase subunit I translates to MTTVEDALTHVETKPVNRMLQRPRSTTGAWSWFTTVDHKKIGILYGVTALAFFLIGGIEALLIRVQLWGPNGTVLTANQYNQVFTMHGTTMIFLMGMPLSIAFGNYLIPLMIGARDVAFPRINMFGYWVFLLGGLFLYSSFVLGGAPNGGWFGYAPLTSTPMSKGFLPGHGPDFWTIGLIMLGIGSVTSALNFIVTVINMRAPGMSMLRMPVFVWMMTVVAFLTLFAMPIVTAALMMVYLDRNFGTNFFNASMHGDPLLYQNLFWLFGHPEVYILILPGMAVVSEILPVFSRKPLFGYSVVVFSGIAIGFLGWGVWAHHMFATGIGPVAQSAFGVSTMIIAVPTGVKIFNWLGTVWGGAVRLATPMLYALGFIAMFTLGGLSGVMSAIVPADTQQTDSYFVVAHFHYVLFGGLVFALFGGFYYWWPKVFGKMLDERLGKTSFWIMLIGFNLTFFPMHIVGLEGMPRRTYTYGAGLGWDLLNKLETVGAFLIATSVLVFIVNIVHTKLRGEPCGEDPWDARTLEWATSSPPPEFNFAEIPIVTNRDEWWHRKYTEDEDGRLVRLPAGAATATAEPEAHHHIHMPSPSYWPLLFTIGLPILGYGFVFKNWWLVGLGAVWLMFGMTGWATEPSTEPGT
- the uppS gene encoding polyprenyl diphosphate synthase, which translates into the protein MPDLDPNRIPRHVAVVMDGNGRWAQKRGLKRTEGHAAGEEALFDTVEGALEIGVRWLTVYAFSTENWRRPLDEVRYLMGFNERLLMQRRDELHGKGVRVRFIGRRGGRVPRRVRQRIEETEALTQGNRRLTLTFAFNYGGRAELVDAIGAIASEVAAGRLDPGRIDDKVVRRHLYAPDMPDPDVLVRTSGEYRISNYLLWELAYSELVFTDVLWPDFRREDLFEAVAEFQRRERRFGAV
- a CDS encoding plastocyanin/azurin family copper-binding protein, which encodes MSDDETPTPDAADAAEASTAAPEATGDAAKAVVDAPAGTVASADAPVLVAPADAAYPTGPVDRPTFRSKFLAPLIVPVGVAAAIVFYVLNVSRIFLANDETLALVFASVITVLILGGGTALAAAPKVRGSSLTLVVAGSLLVLLLGGLISIGAASPNVASGPTQCTPVKSKITTVAGENNTLSFTPNKLTAKAGCVQLSVKFDGTHTLQFDSGAAASAFPTLDQNQDSWAGTLPAGTYAFHCTIPGHASAGMVGTLTVTS
- a CDS encoding cytochrome c oxidase assembly protein yields the protein MPRASFPAWQPHPDVWLVVGLLVAAYAVAVARVGPKHVRAGEAVVTRFQIACFGAGALAILIASDYPIHDLAEHYLFSIHMVQHLTYSLVAAPLLLLGTPAWMARALLSPPGFYRAMRWVARFFPATILFNAVVVFIHVPAVVDVALRYGIVHFGVHTLVLLSSIIVWTPILSPLPEVPRLYPPMGMLFLFLQGVIPTVPASFLTFGSRPLYHVYATFPRLWGVSALTDMQVSGLIMKIGAGLLIWGVITIVFFRWIKREEIDSGPLSTSRELDRELVRLGMTQP
- a CDS encoding cytochrome C oxidase subunit IV family protein, with the translated sequence MSDQVTVDPQATGLVPLGGGAAIATEGGGVVATQPHGKPHPTPQQYVLVAVILVVVTGFEIATSYLEGDVNSNLIIAALGIMAALKFFLVVAWFMHLRTDSKVLRRFFLIGLGAAPVLYLVVLLMLHFARY
- a CDS encoding heme-copper oxidase subunit III, whose amino-acid sequence is MTTTVATTDHGHPATPTHVAGGHPTNTGISNVKIAIWAFLGSECLFFGAFISTYLLYRGRDTIGPKPKQLFTIPFTSCTSFILLMSSLTMVLALAAIQRGDHRRFRIWILSTALFGLTFIGGQVYEFTSFYRQGLNLHVNLFGSTFFILTGLHGAHVTVGIFWLLSLYSRSMQGKLGTEESEAVEVAGLYWHFVDIVWIFIFTAIYLVPYH
- the coxB gene encoding cytochrome c oxidase subunit II translates to MRAGALVAAITLLAAGCNGNNNKQNSLHPDGPAAHKILNLFTPFFWIAVVIGIGVLVATIILPLRFRRREGNENPKQVHGNSTLEITWTIIPVLILAVMAIFTVPTIFQLAKTPKGPNVIHVDVMAHQWWWEYKYPKENIYTANELHIPINRPVVLSMTSDNVIHDFWVPELSGKKDVVPGQTNVEVIQAEKPGTYLGQCAEYCGLSHADMRLRVIAQTQADYDTWVQTQQAPPSAADLAEFKKLGTEYSCTTCHMFQGVSKAEVGPNLTHLADREIFAGGKYDLTFDNLWKWVLNAPSRKPNQCPRLPQPDPCKVGMPSMEKTFGMSAGQAQDIAHFLLTLH
- a CDS encoding diacylglycerol kinase family protein; its protein translation is MPWTVVLNPAAGRMRRRDLAPALRALVRQADVDAEVVVSSSRDDAELLARKAAADGRDLVAAGGDGTVGLLAGVAAETDRRLAIVPVGAGNDFAVTLGYDRTRPLDAIGVLADGRDLTVDLGMVNGHWYTCVTCSGFDAEANRWANTVERLSGTPLYVAAVFRTLADYSPRDFRITVDDDVYELRAWMVAVGNSRAYAGGMRIVPDARMDDGLLDVCVIGDISRAQLVRHFPKVFGGTHLSVPGISSYRGARVCVETPGRDDMEVWADGERVGPLPATMEPKPGALRVRVPAS